A single window of Magnetococcus marinus MC-1 DNA harbors:
- a CDS encoding sirohydrochlorin chelatase: protein MSDTILLVGHGSRHAKGNREVEKFAEMWQKRHGDWRVELCFIEFAEVLLAQGLDRAAQGSTRVVVVPLVINAAGHVKMEIPEQLAAARQRHEGVEFVYVSHFGSVEGVFKAVKRQLHRAMLEMHLPDPCTTGVVVLARGSSDIGANGEVAKMARWIWEETPHELVDIAFTGITFPRLEQVVQRQVKLGMSQIVVAPYYLFTGTLMERIRQQVARLERQYPTIAFALGGYFGFEEEIFDLLDHKVGEALTGVGHQPLMECDGCKYRAFAQEHGHGQHHHH, encoded by the coding sequence ATGAGTGATACCATACTATTGGTGGGGCATGGTTCCCGGCATGCCAAGGGTAATCGTGAAGTGGAGAAGTTTGCCGAAATGTGGCAAAAGCGGCATGGGGATTGGCGGGTAGAGCTTTGTTTTATTGAGTTTGCCGAGGTTTTGTTGGCCCAGGGGTTGGACCGCGCCGCCCAGGGTTCGACACGGGTGGTGGTGGTGCCCCTGGTGATTAATGCGGCGGGGCATGTCAAGATGGAGATCCCAGAGCAGTTGGCGGCGGCGCGGCAGCGGCATGAGGGGGTCGAATTTGTCTATGTTTCACATTTTGGCTCGGTAGAGGGGGTGTTTAAGGCGGTGAAGCGGCAGTTGCACCGGGCCATGTTGGAGATGCATCTGCCGGATCCTTGCACCACCGGGGTGGTGGTGTTGGCGCGGGGTTCGTCGGACATCGGGGCCAATGGCGAGGTGGCCAAAATGGCCCGCTGGATCTGGGAAGAGACCCCCCATGAGCTGGTGGATATCGCCTTTACGGGCATCACCTTTCCCCGTTTGGAGCAGGTGGTGCAGCGTCAGGTAAAGTTGGGTATGAGCCAGATTGTGGTGGCCCCCTACTATCTGTTTACCGGCACCTTGATGGAGCGCATTCGGCAGCAGGTGGCTCGCTTGGAGCGGCAGTATCCGACGATTGCTTTTGCCTTGGGGGGCTATTTTGGTTTTGAAGAGGAGATTTTTGACCTCTTGGATCACAAAGTGGGTGAGGCGTTGACGGGGGTAGGTCACCAGCCGTTAATGGAGTGCGATGGCTGTAAATATCGCGCTTTTGCCCAAGAGCATGGACATGGGCAGCATCACCACCACTAA
- the cobM gene encoding precorrin-4 C(11)-methyltransferase, giving the protein MVDADKPTVWFVGAGPGDPDLITVKGRRLLERADAVLYAGSLVAEGALAWCRTECVVADSKGMALQEITDWLSAHAGVGKVVVRLQTGDPSLYGSLVEMVQPLDAVGIASRVVPGVSSAFASAAAAVESLTLPEVTQTVMFTRMEGRTPMPAGEQLADLARHGTTLCIFLSVTLLAQVQQALLAAGWHEEAPLLVVYKASWPGEEQIVRGRLGEDLVARCRAAGIKSQTMIIASPALGARGRVGLKKSKLYDAHFSHGFRRGVADDDQGKQT; this is encoded by the coding sequence ATGGTAGACGCAGACAAGCCGACGGTGTGGTTTGTGGGGGCGGGTCCAGGGGATCCCGATTTGATTACGGTGAAGGGGCGGCGTCTGTTAGAGCGGGCGGATGCCGTTTTGTATGCCGGTTCGTTGGTGGCCGAGGGGGCGTTGGCGTGGTGCCGCACGGAGTGTGTGGTAGCGGACTCCAAGGGCATGGCGTTACAGGAGATTACCGACTGGTTGAGCGCCCATGCGGGGGTGGGCAAGGTGGTGGTGCGCTTACAGACGGGTGATCCTTCGCTGTATGGTTCCTTGGTGGAGATGGTGCAGCCGTTGGATGCAGTGGGCATCGCGTCACGGGTGGTGCCGGGGGTTTCGTCGGCGTTTGCCTCGGCGGCGGCGGCGGTGGAGAGCCTGACCCTGCCCGAGGTGACGCAAACGGTGATGTTTACCCGCATGGAGGGGCGTACCCCCATGCCCGCCGGGGAGCAGTTGGCCGATTTGGCGCGGCATGGTACGACGCTCTGCATTTTTTTGTCTGTGACCTTGTTGGCCCAGGTGCAGCAGGCTTTGTTGGCGGCGGGCTGGCACGAGGAGGCCCCCCTGTTGGTGGTCTATAAAGCCAGTTGGCCGGGTGAGGAGCAGATTGTACGGGGGCGGTTGGGGGAGGATCTGGTGGCCCGCTGCCGGGCGGCGGGGATTAAGAGCCAAACGATGATTATAGCCAGTCCCGCGCTGGGTGCGCGGGGGCGGGTGGGTCTGAAAAAGTCAAAACTCTACGATGCACACTTTTCCCATGGTTTTAGACGGGGTGTGGCAGACGACGATCAAGGAAAGCAAACCTAA
- a CDS encoding DUF4198 domain-containing protein, producing the protein MSQSKKTANTLLLVLWTLLYSSGAQAHFQLLYTPEVNLSKAATLPIRLIFAHPLENGHVMSMARPQAFYYWHKDKREELLPALTEITWQGPSNGNTAFAAEVPIKRNGDYIFVVEPTPYFEPSEELYIQQLTKSFVNKGGLPSGWEQPLGLKAEIVPLNKPTAILVGSTFSGVVLSEGQPVVGAEIEIEWINGQPDLQANRFGASRVTPPASVLVAISDANGVFTFGIPRAGWWGFAALGVGPDKRYQGKALSQDAVLWISATELR; encoded by the coding sequence ATGTCTCAATCAAAAAAAACAGCAAACACACTTCTGCTTGTGCTCTGGACGCTGCTCTATAGCAGTGGGGCACAGGCTCACTTTCAACTGCTCTACACCCCAGAAGTTAATCTTAGCAAAGCGGCCACCCTGCCCATACGGCTGATCTTCGCCCATCCCCTGGAAAATGGTCATGTGATGTCCATGGCCCGCCCGCAAGCCTTTTATTACTGGCACAAAGATAAACGGGAGGAGCTGCTGCCCGCGCTAACAGAGATTACCTGGCAGGGACCAAGCAATGGCAATACGGCCTTTGCCGCCGAGGTACCGATTAAGCGCAATGGCGACTATATCTTTGTGGTCGAGCCTACCCCCTATTTTGAGCCCAGCGAGGAGCTTTATATCCAGCAGCTTACCAAAAGCTTTGTCAATAAAGGGGGGCTGCCTAGCGGATGGGAGCAGCCGTTGGGGTTAAAGGCTGAAATTGTACCCTTGAACAAGCCCACCGCTATTTTGGTGGGGAGCACCTTTAGTGGTGTGGTGCTCAGTGAGGGGCAGCCCGTGGTCGGGGCTGAAATTGAGATTGAGTGGATTAATGGTCAGCCGGATCTGCAAGCCAATCGCTTTGGGGCGAGCCGAGTGACCCCCCCGGCCTCGGTCTTGGTCGCGATTAGCGATGCCAATGGGGTGTTTACCTTTGGTATTCCCCGGGCGGGATGGTGGGGTTTTGCCGCTTTGGGGGTGGGGCCAGATAAGCGCTATCAAGGCAAAGCGTTAAGCCAGGACGCGGTGCTCTGGATAAGCGCCACAGAACTGCGTTAG
- a CDS encoding cobyrinate a,c-diamide synthase gives MSGDAPALSCPALMVAGGSSGDGKTAVTAALARHHRNLGRRVRVFKVGPDFLDPQIHQQASGEPVYQLDLWMGDEAHVQGLLYEAASQVDLILVEGAMGLFDGTPSAAVLAKRFALPVVVVLSAAAMAQTFGALALGLSRYDAELPLWGVVANRIASPTHEAMVAESIPAGVPYLGALPRWSDGGLPSRHLGLVQAEEVADLEGRLQGMAASLAGHALGQLPPSVAFTAPPQAQPWPGWLQGWRVAIAWDRAFRFVYAANVDLLRQMGAEVVWFSPVQDACLPPCDALYLPGGYPELCLAELAGNGAMLAAVRAHCAADKPVLAECGGMLYLLEQLRHHDGCSGALVGALPGRATMQKERVNLGMQQVALPEGVLRAHTFHHSALEMALEPLCQATPQRKTRVGEAVYRLGGVTASYLHLYFPSNPWAAARLLRPSLGP, from the coding sequence ATGAGTGGTGATGCGCCTGCCCTCAGTTGCCCGGCCTTGATGGTGGCCGGGGGTAGCTCGGGGGATGGAAAAACGGCGGTGACGGCGGCCTTGGCGCGGCACCATCGCAACCTGGGGCGGCGGGTGCGGGTATTTAAGGTTGGTCCCGATTTTTTAGATCCCCAAATTCATCAGCAAGCCAGCGGTGAGCCGGTTTATCAACTGGACCTGTGGATGGGGGATGAAGCCCATGTGCAGGGGCTGCTCTATGAGGCGGCCAGCCAGGTGGACCTGATTTTGGTCGAGGGGGCCATGGGGCTGTTTGATGGTACCCCTTCTGCGGCGGTGTTGGCCAAACGGTTTGCCTTGCCGGTGGTGGTGGTGTTGAGTGCGGCCGCCATGGCGCAGACCTTTGGGGCGTTGGCGCTGGGCTTGAGCCGTTATGATGCAGAGTTGCCCCTGTGGGGGGTGGTGGCCAACCGGATCGCCAGCCCCACCCATGAGGCGATGGTGGCAGAGTCGATACCGGCGGGGGTGCCCTATCTGGGGGCGCTGCCGCGCTGGTCCGATGGGGGGCTGCCCAGTCGTCATTTGGGGCTGGTGCAGGCCGAAGAGGTGGCGGATCTGGAGGGGCGGTTGCAGGGCATGGCGGCCAGTTTGGCGGGGCATGCGCTGGGCCAGTTGCCCCCCTCTGTTGCCTTCACCGCCCCCCCCCAGGCGCAACCGTGGCCGGGGTGGTTGCAGGGGTGGCGGGTTGCCATTGCCTGGGATCGGGCCTTTCGCTTTGTCTATGCGGCCAATGTGGATCTGCTGCGGCAGATGGGTGCCGAGGTGGTGTGGTTTTCGCCCGTGCAGGATGCCTGTTTACCCCCATGTGACGCCCTCTATCTGCCGGGGGGCTATCCGGAACTCTGTTTGGCGGAGTTGGCGGGCAACGGTGCCATGTTGGCCGCCGTGCGGGCCCATTGCGCGGCGGATAAACCGGTGTTGGCAGAGTGTGGGGGAATGCTCTATCTGTTGGAGCAATTGCGCCATCATGATGGGTGCAGCGGGGCGTTGGTGGGGGCGTTGCCGGGGCGGGCCACCATGCAGAAGGAGCGGGTGAATTTGGGTATGCAGCAGGTGGCACTGCCCGAGGGGGTGTTGCGGGCACACACCTTTCACCATTCCGCTTTAGAAATGGCTCTAGAGCCGCTGTGTCAGGCAACGCCTCAGCGTAAAACCCGGGTGGGTGAGGCGGTATATCGCTTGGGGGGGGTAACGGCCAGTTATCTGCATCTCTATTTTCCTTCCAACCCGTGGGCGGCGGCGCGGCTGTTGCGTCCGTCGTTAGGGCCATAA
- a CDS encoding bifunctional cobalt-precorrin-7 (C(5))-methyltransferase/cobalt-precorrin-6B (C(15))-methyltransferase gives MAEPCHIIGVLDNGPEGLHGQSVGLMRRAQVVIGVPRTFALFEDLLPEEAQRLDLTGHLDKVPQWVQRGLQAEETVLVLATGDPLCHGIGSYLVKKLGLDACQIHPNTSVMQWAFARLGLPWQKAQILSAHTADCGAWQPGLGPEHPLTGVMQSIQQQPLLGIFTSPENDPARIAQAIQAAGMGEHVLLHVAQQLLLDDERVERDLSPATVAAGHYAQPNVMIVENTAPQRLPLFGLEDASYQQRKPDKGLITKKEVRVVTLAQLRLHRESIVWDIGAGSGSIGLEAARMAGHVYAIEKNGPDREIMEANRQQMGCLNYSAYLGEAPAGLENWPDPDAVVIGGSGGHLAPLLALVAQRLLPEGRLVMNFVTLENLTTALDQLQRLGMVWELIQMQISRSQPILEMHRMQAENPVWILTARHGT, from the coding sequence ATGGCTGAGCCCTGCCATATCATCGGCGTATTGGATAATGGCCCCGAGGGGTTGCATGGGCAGAGCGTGGGATTAATGCGCCGGGCTCAGGTGGTGATTGGGGTGCCGCGTACCTTCGCCCTGTTTGAGGATCTGTTGCCGGAAGAGGCGCAGCGCCTGGATCTGACCGGCCATTTGGATAAAGTGCCCCAGTGGGTGCAACGCGGCTTGCAAGCGGAAGAGACGGTGTTGGTGCTGGCGACGGGGGATCCCCTGTGCCATGGCATTGGCAGTTATCTGGTGAAAAAATTGGGCCTGGATGCCTGCCAGATCCACCCCAACACCTCGGTGATGCAGTGGGCCTTCGCCCGTTTGGGGCTGCCTTGGCAAAAGGCGCAAATTTTATCGGCCCACACCGCCGATTGTGGCGCTTGGCAGCCGGGGCTGGGGCCGGAACACCCCCTGACCGGGGTGATGCAGAGCATCCAGCAGCAGCCCCTATTGGGTATCTTTACCAGCCCGGAGAATGATCCTGCCCGCATCGCGCAGGCGATCCAAGCGGCGGGTATGGGGGAGCATGTGCTCTTGCATGTGGCCCAGCAGTTGTTGCTGGATGATGAGCGGGTGGAGCGGGATCTTAGCCCGGCTACCGTGGCCGCAGGCCACTATGCCCAGCCCAATGTGATGATTGTCGAGAATACCGCCCCCCAGCGGCTGCCCCTGTTTGGGTTGGAGGATGCCAGCTACCAGCAGCGTAAGCCCGATAAGGGGCTGATTACCAAAAAAGAGGTGCGGGTGGTGACGCTGGCGCAGCTGCGTCTGCATCGTGAGAGCATCGTGTGGGATATTGGGGCGGGTTCAGGCTCCATTGGGTTAGAGGCCGCCCGCATGGCCGGCCATGTCTATGCCATAGAGAAAAATGGGCCAGATCGTGAGATTATGGAGGCCAACCGGCAGCAGATGGGCTGTTTAAACTACAGCGCCTATCTGGGCGAAGCCCCTGCGGGGCTGGAGAACTGGCCGGACCCGGATGCGGTGGTGATTGGGGGCTCTGGCGGCCATTTGGCCCCGCTGCTGGCGTTGGTGGCCCAGCGTCTGTTGCCCGAGGGGCGCTTGGTGATGAACTTTGTTACCCTGGAGAATCTAACCACGGCCCTTGACCAGTTACAACGGCTGGGTATGGTGTGGGAGCTGATCCAGATGCAGATTTCCCGCAGTCAGCCTATTTTAGAGATGCACCGTATGCAGGCAGAAAACCCGGTGTGGATCCTTACCGCCAGACATGGAACCTGA
- a CDS encoding precorrin-8X methylmutase, protein MTIAITEQDTRAGRQIEHNSFAIVDAEAGPHPYSEAQWQVVRRMIHATADFEFNGLTRFHDDAMQAGMDAVKAGAAILSDVEMIRVGLSQARLAHFGMSCHQFINDDDVAAKAKQEDTTRAVQAMRKARDRGLMQGAIVGIGNAPTALLEVIRQVQAGESQPALIIGMPVGFVSAAESKAALQGLQQVPWIVTHGRKGGSTMVVAAIHALLSLCAQP, encoded by the coding sequence ATGACCATTGCCATTACCGAACAAGATACCCGTGCGGGTCGCCAGATCGAGCATAACTCCTTCGCCATCGTGGACGCCGAGGCCGGCCCCCACCCCTATAGCGAGGCACAGTGGCAGGTGGTGCGGCGTATGATTCACGCTACCGCCGACTTTGAATTTAATGGTCTGACACGCTTTCATGATGACGCCATGCAGGCTGGTATGGATGCGGTCAAGGCGGGGGCGGCCATCCTCTCGGATGTGGAGATGATCCGGGTGGGGCTCTCCCAGGCCCGTTTGGCACACTTTGGTATGAGCTGCCACCAGTTTATTAATGATGACGATGTGGCGGCCAAAGCCAAGCAGGAGGATACCACCCGCGCGGTACAGGCCATGCGTAAAGCCCGTGATAGGGGGCTTATGCAAGGGGCTATTGTGGGCATTGGTAATGCCCCCACGGCGTTGTTGGAGGTGATTCGGCAGGTGCAAGCGGGGGAGAGCCAGCCCGCCCTGATTATTGGGATGCCGGTGGGCTTTGTGTCGGCGGCGGAATCCAAAGCGGCGCTGCAAGGGTTGCAGCAGGTGCCGTGGATCGTAACCCATGGGCGCAAGGGGGGCTCGACCATGGTGGTGGCGGCCATCCATGCCCTGCTTAGCCTATGTGCCCAGCCCTAA
- the cobI gene encoding precorrin-2 C(20)-methyltransferase — protein MPTQQGRLIGVSLGPGDPQWITRGAWSALQSAAHWTYPVKKSGAESYALEIVQRSGLAIPARNTALVFPMTKDAEILAKSWAVAGRQVLELLNGGEDVLFLVEGDASTYSTFNHVRRAVQALDGGVAVEVIPGVTSFNAAAARLQDVLCDQDETVAIVPAAYGVAVIEQLLAQFDTIALLKVNPVLDQVLDMLQQKGIIEHARFVEKAGSEQEWLVEDVRTLRGRKVSYLSLMLVHNPNRVKPTLQRGCRKK, from the coding sequence ATGCCAACACAACAGGGCCGATTAATCGGTGTCTCTTTGGGTCCGGGTGATCCACAGTGGATCACCCGTGGCGCTTGGAGCGCCCTACAGAGCGCCGCCCACTGGACCTATCCGGTCAAAAAGAGTGGGGCAGAGAGTTATGCCCTGGAGATTGTGCAGCGTAGTGGTTTGGCGATCCCGGCGCGTAACACCGCGCTGGTTTTCCCCATGACCAAGGATGCGGAGATCTTGGCTAAAAGCTGGGCGGTGGCGGGGCGGCAGGTGTTGGAGCTGCTGAATGGGGGAGAGGATGTGCTGTTTTTGGTGGAGGGGGACGCCTCCACCTACTCAACCTTTAACCATGTGCGGCGTGCGGTACAGGCCCTGGATGGGGGGGTGGCGGTGGAGGTTATTCCGGGTGTAACCTCCTTTAACGCCGCAGCGGCCCGTTTGCAGGATGTGCTGTGCGACCAGGATGAGACGGTGGCCATTGTGCCGGCTGCCTATGGGGTGGCGGTGATTGAGCAACTGTTGGCGCAGTTTGATACCATTGCGTTGCTGAAAGTGAATCCGGTTTTGGATCAAGTGTTGGATATGTTGCAGCAGAAGGGCATTATAGAGCATGCCCGCTTTGTGGAAAAAGCGGGCAGTGAACAGGAGTGGTTGGTGGAGGATGTTAGAACGTTGCGGGGGCGCAAGGTCTCTTATCTCTCACTGATGCTGGTGCATAACCCGAATCGGGTCAAACCTACATTACAGCGGGGCTGTCGAAAGAAATGA
- the cbiQ gene encoding cobalt ECF transporter T component CbiQ, producing MSHTVAPVRTAALAALPQASWLHRIDPRLRIVCALLFALVQVALHELEPLGAGVAMGLAMVLMARLPWRTIIKRTLGVDLFVVFLLVMLPFSVAGELWFSVGPWQASWQGLQQAAEIGLKAVGVMLMLLALVGTQEPHQLGHALHRLGVPDKLVLILLFTARYLEVLRMEYGRLRIAMKCRGFQPRSNGHTWRSFGYLFGMLLVRSLERSERIYAAMKCRGFTGHFYVLSPMGLGRGDGLFGLCFGLLLLVLGGW from the coding sequence GTGAGCCATACGGTTGCCCCAGTGCGGACAGCGGCGTTGGCGGCGCTGCCCCAGGCCAGTTGGCTGCACCGTATCGACCCACGGCTGCGCATTGTGTGTGCCTTGCTGTTCGCGCTGGTGCAGGTCGCGCTGCACGAGCTGGAGCCCCTTGGTGCGGGGGTGGCTATGGGGCTGGCTATGGTGCTCATGGCGCGTCTGCCGTGGCGCACCATCATCAAACGCACCTTGGGGGTGGATCTGTTTGTGGTGTTTCTGCTGGTGATGTTGCCCTTTAGTGTGGCCGGTGAGCTATGGTTTAGTGTGGGCCCCTGGCAAGCCAGTTGGCAGGGGTTGCAGCAAGCGGCCGAGATTGGCCTGAAAGCGGTGGGGGTTATGCTCATGCTGCTGGCCTTGGTGGGCACCCAGGAGCCCCACCAGCTTGGGCATGCGCTGCACCGCTTGGGGGTGCCGGATAAGTTGGTGTTGATTCTGCTGTTTACCGCCCGTTATCTGGAGGTGTTGCGGATGGAGTATGGGCGTCTGCGTATCGCCATGAAATGCCGTGGTTTTCAACCCCGCAGCAATGGGCATACGTGGCGCAGTTTCGGCTATCTGTTTGGGATGCTGCTGGTGCGCTCGTTGGAGCGTTCCGAGCGCATTTATGCGGCCATGAAATGCCGGGGGTTTACTGGCCATTTTTATGTGCTCAGTCCCATGGGATTGGGGCGTGGGGATGGGCTGTTTGGGCTCTGTTTTGGGCTGTTGCTGCTGGTGTTGGGGGGGTGGTGA
- the cbiM gene encoding cobalt transporter CbiM produces MHIVDGALAPVVLVVGGGVALLGCALGLKRMDEAHIPQVGLLSAAFFLASLIHVPIGPSSVHLILNGLVGLVLGWAAFPALLVGLLLQAVFFGFGGLLVLGVNVVNIALPGVVVAALVRPHLAGNNSSKRAFYWGALGGGLAILLTSVMVALSLYLSGDAFLLTAKAVLLAHLPIMLVEGVLTGAAVVLIQRVKPALFTPHFIPVAPVKAVEPKAPPLILAGLLAFALFALQSGMVWAHNMVADLYAEGMQIEGEVGFSGGGAARDVAVSMYDAEGRLLGQTRSDAEGIFRFHAQQVMDYHFRVDAGAGHVVELTLPAEQLSGDGTEATTPASSSLDQEGGGQSTVQSGGEKLAQEGEILPIAAPSMLDAAQLERMIESAVAKQIKPLRKQLLQYENKVRLQDILGGLGYILGLTGLAMGWSRRRGVNPP; encoded by the coding sequence ATGCACATTGTGGATGGTGCGTTGGCCCCTGTTGTCTTGGTGGTGGGGGGTGGTGTGGCGCTGCTTGGTTGTGCGCTGGGTTTAAAACGGATGGATGAGGCACATATTCCCCAAGTGGGGTTGCTGAGTGCCGCCTTTTTTTTGGCCTCGTTAATCCATGTGCCCATTGGCCCTTCGAGTGTTCACCTGATTTTAAATGGTTTGGTGGGGTTGGTGTTGGGGTGGGCCGCTTTTCCGGCGCTGTTGGTGGGGTTGTTGTTGCAGGCGGTCTTCTTTGGTTTTGGCGGGCTGTTGGTGCTGGGGGTTAATGTGGTCAATATTGCCCTGCCTGGGGTGGTCGTAGCCGCGCTGGTGCGGCCCCATTTGGCAGGGAACAACAGCAGTAAGCGCGCTTTTTATTGGGGTGCGTTGGGTGGTGGTCTGGCGATCTTGTTAACCTCGGTAATGGTGGCATTATCGCTCTATCTGAGTGGGGATGCTTTTCTCTTAACGGCCAAAGCGGTATTGCTGGCGCATCTGCCGATTATGCTGGTGGAGGGGGTGCTGACCGGTGCGGCGGTGGTGTTGATCCAGCGGGTTAAGCCTGCACTGTTTACCCCTCACTTTATCCCGGTTGCGCCGGTTAAGGCGGTCGAGCCAAAAGCGCCGCCGTTAATCCTGGCGGGTCTGTTGGCCTTTGCGCTGTTCGCCCTGCAAAGTGGGATGGTTTGGGCCCACAATATGGTGGCGGATCTCTACGCTGAGGGGATGCAGATTGAGGGTGAGGTGGGTTTTAGTGGGGGCGGGGCGGCCCGTGATGTAGCGGTGAGCATGTATGATGCTGAGGGCAGACTGCTGGGGCAGACCCGCAGTGATGCCGAGGGTATCTTTCGTTTTCACGCGCAGCAGGTGATGGATTACCATTTTCGGGTGGATGCCGGGGCCGGACATGTGGTGGAACTGACCCTGCCTGCCGAGCAGTTAAGCGGGGATGGTACAGAAGCCACAACCCCAGCCAGCTCCAGTTTGGATCAAGAGGGTGGGGGGCAAAGTACGGTTCAAAGTGGGGGCGAAAAGCTGGCGCAAGAGGGCGAGATTTTGCCCATCGCGGCGCCCTCGATGCTGGATGCGGCGCAGTTGGAGCGTATGATTGAAAGCGCGGTTGCCAAACAGATTAAGCCCCTGCGCAAACAGCTTTTACAGTATGAAAACAAGGTGCGCTTGCAAGATATCCTGGGTGGGTTGGGCTATATTTTGGGTTTGACCGGCTTGGCCATGGGGTGGAGCCGTCGCCGTGGGGTTAATCCTCCGTGA
- a CDS encoding cobalt-precorrin-5B (C(1))-methyltransferase, protein MATIQRKKGNRSGYTTGACAAAAARAAALGLLEGRVPDQVACLLPNGQQVQFSVAEGCLGERLQDEPLTCTGTVAHAVIIKDAGDDPDVTHRAAMSADLRPLPDQPNRVVLKGGEGVGVVTKLGLGLEIGAPAINPVPRANIEENVRAVAAPYLEKCGIEVTISVPGGDELAKRTLNPRLGIVGGISILGTSGIVHAYSTSAFRASVEQHIEVAAKQGLSTMVLTTGGRTERFTQAQLPHLHEACFVQMGDFLQPALEAVVKAGIPHVVIGGMVGKLMKMAQGERNTHAGRNPVNMGLVAQIAAEVGAPAAVCDEIRRAETARFASDCMAELGLSLPFYDNLAQRVVQTLTQRYAGRFTLRILVCDFEGNKVTEAQGGYHG, encoded by the coding sequence ATGGCGACGATTCAACGGAAAAAGGGCAACCGTAGCGGTTATACCACCGGAGCCTGCGCCGCAGCGGCGGCCCGCGCGGCGGCCTTGGGTCTGCTGGAGGGGCGGGTGCCGGATCAGGTCGCCTGCCTGCTGCCCAATGGGCAGCAGGTGCAGTTTAGCGTCGCCGAAGGCTGTTTGGGTGAGCGCTTGCAGGATGAGCCGCTTACCTGCACCGGCACGGTTGCCCATGCGGTCATTATTAAAGATGCGGGGGATGATCCCGATGTCACCCATCGGGCGGCGATGAGTGCTGATCTGCGGCCACTGCCCGACCAGCCCAACCGGGTTGTGCTTAAAGGGGGCGAAGGGGTTGGGGTGGTGACCAAATTGGGGTTGGGGTTGGAGATTGGCGCCCCGGCCATCAACCCGGTACCTCGCGCCAATATTGAAGAAAATGTGCGGGCGGTCGCCGCCCCCTATCTGGAAAAATGTGGGATTGAAGTGACCATCTCGGTCCCCGGTGGGGATGAGCTGGCCAAACGCACGCTAAATCCTCGTTTGGGTATTGTGGGGGGCATCTCGATCCTGGGCACCAGCGGCATTGTTCATGCCTACTCAACCTCTGCCTTTCGGGCCAGTGTGGAGCAGCATATTGAGGTGGCCGCCAAACAGGGATTGAGCACCATGGTGCTCACCACCGGTGGCCGTACCGAGCGGTTTACCCAAGCCCAGCTGCCCCACTTGCATGAGGCCTGTTTTGTGCAGATGGGGGATTTTTTACAACCCGCATTAGAGGCGGTGGTTAAAGCGGGCATCCCCCATGTGGTGATTGGGGGCATGGTGGGTAAATTGATGAAAATGGCCCAGGGCGAGCGCAACACCCATGCGGGGCGTAATCCGGTGAATATGGGGCTGGTGGCGCAGATTGCTGCCGAGGTGGGGGCCCCTGCGGCGGTATGTGACGAGATACGCCGTGCCGAAACCGCCCGCTTTGCCAGTGATTGCATGGCAGAGCTGGGGTTAAGCCTACCCTTTTATGACAATCTGGCCCAGCGGGTGGTGCAAACTCTAACCCAACGCTACGCGGGGCGTTTTACCCTGCGTATTCTGGTGTGTGATTTTGAGGGCAACAAAGTGACCGAAGCCCAGGGAGGCTACCATGGCTGA
- a CDS encoding energy-coupling factor ABC transporter ATP-binding protein, which translates to MGERVFALHDLHYSYRTGHPVLSGADFELQPGQRVALTGGNGSGKTTLFHVMMGLLLPQQGQVYAYGRLCKAEVDFIPVRARTGLLFQDADDQLFSPTVAEDIAFGPLNLGKSPQQAAAIVEEVLAQLQMSGYETRITHHLSGGEKRMVALATVLAMQPDVLLLDEPTNALDEAAEARLVALLQGLPQALVVISHDRRFLAQVTQRRVVLRDGLLLEGGAV; encoded by the coding sequence ATGGGGGAGCGTGTGTTTGCCCTGCATGATCTGCACTACAGCTACCGGACGGGGCATCCGGTATTGAGCGGGGCGGATTTTGAGCTACAGCCGGGGCAGCGGGTGGCATTAACGGGGGGCAATGGCAGCGGTAAAACCACCCTGTTTCATGTGATGATGGGCCTGTTACTGCCCCAGCAGGGGCAAGTTTACGCCTATGGCCGGTTGTGCAAGGCAGAGGTGGATTTTATACCGGTACGGGCCCGTACGGGGCTGCTGTTTCAGGATGCCGATGATCAACTTTTTTCCCCCACCGTGGCCGAGGATATTGCCTTTGGTCCGCTCAATTTGGGTAAGAGTCCCCAGCAGGCCGCTGCCATTGTGGAAGAGGTTTTGGCGCAGTTGCAGATGAGTGGGTATGAAACGCGCATCACCCACCATCTTTCGGGGGGGGAGAAGCGCATGGTGGCCTTGGCGACGGTGTTGGCCATGCAGCCGGATGTGCTGTTATTGGATGAGCCAACCAATGCCCTGGATGAAGCGGCAGAGGCCCGTTTGGTGGCGCTGCTGCAAGGGTTGCCTCAGGCGTTGGTGGTGATCTCCCACGACCGCCGGTTTTTGGCGCAAGTGACCCAGCGGCGGGTGGTGTTGCGGGATGGGTTGTTGCTGGAGGGTGGCGCGGTATGA